The following are encoded together in the Zygosaccharomyces rouxii strain CBS732 chromosome C complete sequence genome:
- the CSC1 gene encoding Csc1p (similar to uniprot|Q06538 Saccharomyces cerevisiae YLR241W Hypothetical ORF) has protein sequence MPSDVLGPFGNATGSDSHDFRKPTAKVVTTQLYTATLLGLFALFSFSVLLKKLPRLYAGRKFKDESNLRLPSWDESSLFGWLNVIYKIREDQILEYAGLDAFVFLGFFKMCIKLLAICCFFSICVISPIRFHFTGRYDDGNDGTDFSVKDSAPEAAKYYLWMYVVFTYFFTFLTLYLLTSQTKLIVNTRQSYLGKQNTITDRTIRLTGIPIELRDVEGLKKKIESLKIGKVSSITICREWSPLNRLFRYRKKVLRRLESGYISCPPDLRDREHYTETYHLNRNGDSNDRDTPDSNEVTHTDYTEDNNIYGQVFLRDRPKMRTGLFGIFGPKVDAIDHLEQQLKFFDQEIQEARKKHYSATPTAFVTMDSVANAQMAAQAVLDHRVHYFITRLAPAPHDIKWDNACLSRSERMTKVYSVTIFIGLSSVFLIIPVSYLATLLNLKTITRFWPGLGKLLKENKWAENIVTGLLPTYLFTILNFVIPYFYEYLTSCQGLVSHSDEEISLVSKNFFYIFVNLFLVFTLAGTASNYWGYLSDTTKIAYQLATSVKEFSLFYVDLIILQGIGMFPFKLLLIGSMIGFPFVKIKSTTPRQHKELYQPPIFNFGLQLPQPILILIITLIYSVMSTKILVSGLAYFLVGYYVYKYQLVYATDHLPHSTGKVWPLIYRRVIVGLLLFQLTMAGTLAGFEGGWVLSSWLFAVPIITLSTLWDFEKNYMPLAQYIALSSIREHERDNSMTSAPVDDDSYQYPCLVSGLEGPML, from the coding sequence ATGCCTAGTGATGTTTTAGGCCCATTTGGGAACGCTACTGGGTCTGATTCTCACGATTTTCGGAAACCTACAGCTAAAGTTGTCACTACACAACTTTATACAGCCACTCTACTGGGACTATTCGCTCTATTTTCATTCTCagtacttttgaagaagcttCCAAGACTATATGCTGGTAGGAAgtttaaagatgaaagtaATCTAAGGCTTCCTTCGTGGGATGAAAGTAGTCTTTTTGGGTGGCTTAATGTCATTTACAAGATTCGAGAGGACCAGATCCTGGAATATGCAGGGTTGGATGCATTTGTTTTCCTaggattctttaaaatgTGCATAAAGCTATTGGCCATatgttgtttcttttctatTTGTGTCATATCTCCCATTAGGTTCCACTTTACGGGTCGCTACgatgatggtaatgatgGGACTGATTTCAGCGTAAAGGATAGTGCCCCTGAAGCTGCCAAGTACTATTTGTGGATGTACGTGGTATTCACATATTTCTTCACGTTTCTGACACTGTATCTATTAACCTCACAGACTAAACTAATAGTCAATACACGACAATCGTATTTGGGGAAACAAAATACGATCACAGATAGAACAATAAGGCTCACCGGTATCCCAATTGAATTACGTGATGTCGAAGgtttaaagaaaaagattgaGAGTttaaaaattggtaaagtATCTTCAATTACCATTTGTCGAGAATGGAGCCCGTTAAACAGATTGTTCAGATATAGGAAAAAGGTGCTGCGTCGGTTGGAATCAGGATACATTTCCTGTCCCCCCGACCTACGTGATCGTGAGCATTACACTGAGACTTACCACTTGAATAGAAATGGAGACTCCAATGATAGAGATACTCCAGATTCTAATGAAGTGACGCACACTGACTACACGGAAGACAATAACATTTATGGTCAAGTATTTTTACGTGATCGTCCCAAGATGAGAACTGGGCTCTTTGGTATCTTTGGCCCTAAAGTGGATGCCATTGACCATTTGGAGcaacaattgaaattttttgacCAAGAAATTCAGGAAGCTAGGAAAAAGCACTATTCAGCTACACCCACAGCATTTGTTACTATGGATTCTGTGGCCAATGCACAAATGGCAGCACAAGCGGTTCTTGACCATAGAGTTCATTATTTTATCACCAGATTAGCACCTGCTCCACACGATATTAAATGGGATAATGCATGCTTGTCAAGAAGCGAGCGCATGACCAAGGTTTATTCGGTTACTATCTTCATTGGTCTCTCTAGTGTCTTTTTGATTATTCCTGTATCATACCTGGCTACAttattgaatttgaagaccATTACGAGGTTTTGGCCAGGTTTGGGTAAACTATTGAAGGAGAATAAATGGGCTGAAAATATTGTTACCGGTTTACTACCCACTTATCTGTTCACCATTCTAAATTTTGTGATTCCCTATTTCTATGAGTATCTGACATCTTGTCAGGGTCTGGTATCTCATAGTGACGAGGAAATATCTTTGGTGtccaagaatttcttttacATCTTTGTGAATCTGTTCCTAGTCTTTACCCTAGCCGGTACTGCATCTAATTATTGGGGGTATTTAAGTGATACTACGAAAATTGCTTACCAGCTGGCAACGTCAGTAAAGGAATTTTCGTTGTTTTACGTCGATTTGATCATCTTACAGGGTATAGGTATGTTCCCTTTCAAATTACTGCTTATTGGTAGTATGATAGGTTTCCCCTTTGTGAAGATTAAATCTACCACACCAAGACAACACAAAGAACTGTACCAACCTCCAATCTTTAATTTTGGTCTACAATTACCCcaaccaattttaattcttaTTATCACGCTAATTTACAGTGTGATGAGCACCAAAATTTTAGTTTCAGGGTTGGCTTATTTTTTGGTTGGGTATTACGTTTACAAGTACCAATTAGTATACGCTACTGATCACTTACCTCATTCCACAGGTAAAGTTTGGCCACTTATCTACAGAAGAGTCATTGTAGGGTTATTGCTATTCCAATTGACTATGGCGGGTACTTTAGCTGGTTTTGAAGGGGGCTGGGTCCTCTCTTCCTGGTTATTTGCTGTGCCTATAATTACACTAAGCACCCTTTgggattttgaaaagaactATATGCCTTTAGCGCAATATATTGCCCTAAGTTCTATTCGTGAACACGAAAGAGATAATTCTATGACTTCAGCTCCAGTGGATGACGATTCTTATCAATATCCATGTCTAGTGAGCGGACTTGAAGGGCCAATGCTATAA